Proteins found in one Pelobacter seleniigenes DSM 18267 genomic segment:
- a CDS encoding secondary thiamine-phosphate synthase enzyme YjbQ — protein sequence MIQELSIQTQQRCQFKEITAEVRKLIKQTGISAGIAVLFVPHTTAAITINENADPDVQTDMVSGFDKLVPLHDNYRHAEGNSAAHIKSSLVGVSETLLIAAGEPVLGTWQGIYFCEFDGPRTRKLYLTIIAG from the coding sequence ATGATCCAGGAGCTCAGCATTCAAACCCAACAGCGCTGCCAGTTCAAGGAGATCACCGCCGAGGTCAGAAAATTAATTAAGCAAACAGGAATCTCCGCCGGAATCGCAGTCCTGTTTGTTCCCCACACTACGGCAGCCATCACCATTAATGAAAATGCCGATCCGGATGTCCAGACCGACATGGTTTCCGGCTTTGACAAGCTGGTCCCGCTGCATGACAACTACCGCCATGCGGAAGGAAACAGCGCCGCCCATATCAAAAGCAGCCTGGTCGGGGTCAGCGAAACGCTGCTCATCGCGGCTGGCGAACCGGTTCTCGGCACCTGGCAGGGGATCTATTTCTGCGAATTCGACGGACCCCGGACCCGGAAACTCTACCTCACCATCATTGCAGGCTAA
- a CDS encoding DUF362 domain-containing protein: protein MIQLPIPQPQQVSLQQQRDYDRPGVRTAIEKLLAPLGGMDAFVKPGQKILLKPNLLAGRSPDKAVTTHPEVVRAVIELCLEAGAEVALGDSPGIGGLETVAHKSGLLEVVKETGIQLAKFEKSVPLAATGTFHKLEVAQDLLDADVIINLPKLKTHQMMGLTCAVKNMFGAVVGLRKPRLHLQAGTDKAFFALMLLELCERLAPQLTIVDAVIGMEGEGPGSGDPVAIGALLAGSNPQAVDTVATALLGMQPHQVWTQQQALLTGRPYASLAELEVLGCSLESLRVKNFRTAKMTDINFGLKGGLKRYLKNTLSARPEPDPSRCKLCNECVKLCPPQAMQISNRKLRIDYGKCIRCFCCQELCPHGALHTRQGLLLKLYSFLNGNRHP, encoded by the coding sequence TTGATCCAGTTGCCCATTCCACAACCGCAACAGGTATCCCTGCAGCAACAGCGCGACTATGACCGGCCAGGGGTGCGCACCGCCATCGAAAAGCTGCTCGCTCCCCTTGGCGGCATGGATGCATTCGTCAAGCCAGGACAAAAAATCCTGCTTAAGCCGAATTTGCTGGCGGGCCGCAGTCCCGATAAAGCCGTCACCACTCACCCGGAGGTGGTCCGGGCGGTTATTGAGCTCTGCCTGGAGGCGGGAGCCGAGGTTGCCCTCGGTGATTCCCCGGGAATCGGCGGGCTGGAAACAGTGGCTCACAAAAGCGGGCTGCTTGAAGTCGTCAAAGAGACCGGCATCCAGCTGGCCAAATTCGAGAAGTCGGTACCGCTGGCCGCCACCGGCACGTTCCACAAACTGGAAGTCGCTCAAGACCTCCTCGATGCCGATGTCATTATCAACCTGCCCAAGCTCAAAACCCACCAGATGATGGGCCTGACCTGCGCTGTCAAAAACATGTTCGGCGCCGTGGTCGGCCTGCGCAAACCGCGCCTTCATCTGCAGGCGGGGACAGATAAAGCCTTTTTTGCCCTGATGCTGCTGGAACTCTGTGAACGGCTGGCACCGCAACTGACCATTGTCGATGCCGTGATCGGTATGGAAGGAGAAGGTCCTGGCAGCGGCGATCCGGTTGCTATCGGCGCCTTGCTGGCCGGAAGCAACCCGCAGGCCGTGGATACAGTGGCAACCGCACTGCTTGGAATGCAGCCCCACCAGGTCTGGACTCAACAGCAGGCGCTGCTGACCGGACGCCCCTATGCGTCGCTGGCTGAATTGGAAGTGCTGGGCTGCTCGCTGGAGAGCCTGCGCGTGAAGAACTTCCGGACGGCCAAGATGACAGACATCAATTTTGGGCTTAAGGGAGGACTCAAGCGCTACTTGAAGAACACTCTGAGTGCGCGCCCGGAGCCGGATCCATCCCGGTGCAAATTATGCAATGAATGCGTCAAGTTATGCCCGCCGCAAGCGATGCAGATCAGCAACCGGAAACTGCGCATCGATTACGGAAAGTGCATCCGCTGTTTCTGCTGTCAGGAGCTGTGTCCGCACGGTGCCCTGCATACCCGACAGGGATTATTGCTGAAACTGTACAGTTTTTTGAACGGCAACCGTCACCCCTAA
- a CDS encoding NifU family protein, producing the protein MKERVAEVLDMIRPALQADGGDVELVDVSEEGVVSLKLTGACGSCPMSTMTLKMGIERNLMEQIPEVKEVVQVR; encoded by the coding sequence ATGAAAGAGCGTGTCGCTGAAGTTTTGGATATGATCAGACCTGCCCTGCAGGCAGATGGCGGTGATGTTGAGCTGGTTGACGTCTCAGAAGAGGGCGTTGTCAGCCTCAAACTGACCGGCGCTTGCGGTTCCTGTCCCATGTCCACCATGACCCTGAAAATGGGCATTGAGCGTAACCTGATGGAACAGATTCCGGAAGTAAAAGAAGTCGTTCAGGTCCGCTGA
- a CDS encoding class I SAM-dependent methyltransferase: MAEQENPEFISQLQSRIQAAGGISFAEFMELALYHPVHGYYSAACPRIGKQGDFFTSSSIHSCFGRLLAKQLEQMWQLLGKGRFTVAEQGAGEGYLALDILDAIAEDYPDFYSLLNYRIVEISPALQKKQAEQLVRHIDAGRVEWCALPQLKGMQGCFLSNELVDAFPVHLIEKHSGTLQEVFVVNQGAGFAEELRPLSTERISNYFTALGLEPAEGNRCEVNLAARQWMVEVAEVVKKGFVLTIDYGFPAEELFAAWRRTGTLLCYQQHQTNEDPYRQPGRQDITAHVDFTTLQEAGRKRGLVPLYFGHQYQFLMGLGFLEMLIELQSRETDPQKAQALRMNLKTLILPDGGMGDSFKVLVQGKHVGTPELLCSRKIQNISIASGV, translated from the coding sequence ATGGCTGAACAGGAAAACCCGGAATTCATCTCTCAGCTGCAAAGCCGCATTCAGGCCGCTGGAGGAATCTCCTTTGCCGAGTTCATGGAACTTGCCCTGTACCATCCGGTTCATGGCTACTATTCGGCAGCTTGCCCACGGATCGGCAAGCAGGGAGACTTCTTCACCTCCTCCAGCATCCATTCCTGCTTCGGTCGCTTGCTCGCCAAGCAGTTGGAACAGATGTGGCAGTTGCTTGGCAAAGGACGCTTCACCGTTGCGGAACAAGGGGCTGGGGAAGGGTATCTGGCGCTGGATATTCTGGATGCAATTGCCGAAGACTACCCCGATTTTTATTCCCTGCTGAACTATCGTATCGTCGAAATCAGCCCCGCACTACAGAAAAAACAGGCCGAGCAACTGGTCCGGCACATTGATGCCGGCCGGGTGGAGTGGTGTGCTCTGCCCCAGCTCAAGGGGATGCAGGGCTGTTTTTTGAGCAACGAGTTGGTGGATGCTTTTCCCGTGCATCTGATCGAGAAACATTCCGGAACCCTGCAGGAAGTTTTTGTCGTTAATCAGGGCGCTGGCTTCGCCGAGGAGTTGCGTCCCTTATCGACCGAACGGATTAGCAATTACTTTACAGCTCTTGGTCTTGAGCCCGCGGAAGGGAATCGCTGTGAGGTGAATCTGGCCGCTCGGCAATGGATGGTGGAGGTTGCGGAGGTGGTCAAAAAAGGGTTTGTGCTGACCATTGATTACGGCTTCCCGGCGGAAGAACTCTTTGCTGCCTGGCGGCGAACCGGCACATTGCTCTGTTATCAGCAACATCAGACCAACGAAGATCCCTATCGGCAACCGGGACGGCAGGATATCACCGCCCATGTGGATTTTACCACCTTGCAGGAAGCCGGGCGGAAAAGGGGCCTGGTGCCACTTTATTTCGGCCATCAGTACCAGTTCCTGATGGGGCTGGGCTTTCTGGAAATGCTGATTGAGTTGCAGAGTCGCGAAACCGACCCACAAAAGGCGCAGGCTTTGCGGATGAATTTGAAAACCCTGATTCTGCCGGATGGCGGGATGGGCGACAGTTTTAAAGTCCTGGTCCAGGGCAAACATGTCGGCACTCCTGAATTGCTGTGCTCCCGCAAAATTCAGAATATCAGTATCGCCTCCGGAGTGTGA
- a CDS encoding cytidylate kinase family protein, translating to MAIITISREMGSGGIPIAHQVAKELGYELIDDSAIQNVASEYDLTDEALQQTDEKPPAFVEHLDRQSALDMNRIQLIVLERAYQGNVIIYGRGGQDLLPGIGTVIRVRVIAPFEERVERWAEREWLDPDLARSLVRKSDQQRAGFIKYYFDRDWEDPLQYDLVINTSRTSNETAVKLIKEAAKDPYLQEKSERCKARIADLIIQKKIQIARLADERIKDIWFNIEVNGGKVTLTGHVYSEAERKAALEDAERTEGVVAVVDKLKIIHY from the coding sequence ATGGCGATTATTACCATTTCCCGTGAAATGGGCAGTGGCGGTATCCCCATCGCTCATCAGGTTGCAAAAGAGCTGGGCTATGAGCTGATTGACGACAGCGCTATTCAAAACGTCGCTTCGGAATATGACTTGACCGATGAGGCTTTGCAGCAAACCGATGAAAAGCCTCCCGCGTTCGTCGAGCACCTGGATCGCCAGAGCGCTCTCGATATGAATCGCATTCAGTTGATCGTGCTGGAACGAGCCTATCAGGGCAATGTTATTATTTACGGCCGCGGTGGACAGGATCTGCTCCCCGGCATCGGCACGGTGATTCGGGTCAGGGTTATCGCCCCCTTTGAAGAGCGGGTCGAACGCTGGGCCGAACGGGAATGGCTCGATCCGGATCTGGCCCGTTCCCTGGTCCGCAAAAGTGATCAGCAACGGGCCGGTTTCATCAAGTACTACTTTGACCGCGACTGGGAAGATCCGCTGCAATATGATCTGGTGATCAATACCTCGCGAACATCGAATGAAACCGCTGTTAAATTGATCAAGGAAGCTGCCAAGGATCCGTACCTGCAGGAGAAATCAGAGCGCTGCAAGGCCCGCATCGCGGATCTGATCATTCAGAAAAAGATTCAGATCGCGCGCTTGGCCGATGAACGCATCAAGGATATCTGGTTCAATATCGAGGTCAATGGCGGCAAAGTGACCCTGACCGGTCACGTTTACAGCGAAGCTGAGCGCAAAGCGGCCCTTGAGGATGCAGAACGGACCGAAGGTGTCGTTGCGGTTGTGGACAAGTTGAAAATCATTCATTATTAG
- a CDS encoding YebC/PmpR family DNA-binding transcriptional regulator — translation MSGHSKWANIKHRKGAQDAKRGKIFTKLIKEITIAARIGGGDLESNARLRLAVDKAKQSNMPKDNIERAIKKGTGDLDGVTYEEGTFEGYGPGGVAVIVEFMTDNRTRTVADVRHAFNKYGGSLGVSGSVAFMFDRKGQVIFSTDNDFDTIFEAALEAGAEDVREEDGVIEVITDPAEFENVRNTLEQQGFKFESAEVTMIPQNMNPVEGKQAESLMKMIDVLEDNDDVQNVYANFDISDEEMERIMG, via the coding sequence ATGTCCGGACATAGTAAATGGGCCAATATCAAGCACCGCAAAGGGGCTCAGGATGCCAAGCGGGGAAAAATTTTCACCAAACTGATCAAAGAAATCACCATTGCCGCCAGGATCGGCGGTGGCGATCTCGAATCCAATGCCAGACTCAGGCTGGCCGTCGACAAAGCCAAACAGTCCAACATGCCGAAAGACAACATTGAGCGGGCGATTAAAAAAGGGACCGGCGATCTTGATGGAGTGACCTACGAAGAGGGGACCTTTGAAGGCTACGGTCCCGGCGGTGTGGCCGTGATCGTTGAATTCATGACTGACAACCGGACCCGAACCGTCGCGGATGTGCGCCATGCCTTCAACAAATATGGTGGCAGCCTGGGTGTCAGTGGTTCGGTGGCCTTCATGTTTGACCGCAAAGGGCAGGTCATTTTCAGCACCGATAACGATTTTGACACCATTTTCGAAGCCGCTCTTGAAGCTGGCGCAGAAGATGTCAGAGAAGAGGATGGCGTCATCGAAGTCATCACCGATCCCGCTGAATTTGAAAATGTCCGCAACACCCTTGAGCAGCAGGGGTTTAAATTTGAATCTGCGGAAGTGACCATGATCCCGCAAAACATGAACCCGGTTGAAGGCAAGCAGGCTGAATCACTCATGAAAATGATTGATGTTCTGGAAGATAACGATGATGTCCAGAATGTTTATGCCAATTTTGACATCTCTGATGAAGAGATGGAAAGGATCATGGGCTGA
- the ruvC gene encoding crossover junction endodeoxyribonuclease RuvC, protein MRILGIDPGSKATGYGFIEQQGNRLLHLDNGAIFTKSQDALALRLQRIYQELCALISKYQPEAVAVEQVFMARNPASALKLGHARGVALLAGINAGLPVFEYSALQVKSAVVGYGRAGKNQVQQMTRTLLNLPEIAQEDAADALAVAICHAHSRQLSGRLQNGKSF, encoded by the coding sequence ATGCGTATTTTAGGCATTGATCCGGGCAGTAAAGCGACCGGTTACGGTTTTATCGAACAGCAGGGCAACCGCTTGCTGCACCTGGATAACGGGGCGATCTTCACCAAAAGTCAGGATGCCCTGGCCCTGCGGTTGCAACGAATTTACCAAGAGCTGTGCGCACTGATTTCCAAATATCAGCCCGAGGCCGTTGCGGTCGAACAGGTGTTCATGGCGCGCAACCCAGCCTCCGCCCTTAAACTGGGGCACGCTCGCGGGGTTGCGTTGTTGGCCGGGATCAATGCCGGGTTACCGGTCTTCGAATACTCGGCCCTGCAGGTTAAAAGTGCTGTGGTCGGCTATGGCCGGGCTGGGAAGAATCAGGTTCAGCAGATGACCAGAACATTGCTGAACCTGCCCGAAATCGCCCAGGAGGATGCCGCCGATGCTCTGGCTGTCGCCATCTGTCATGCCCACAGCCGGCAGCTCAGCGGCAGACTGCAAAACGGAAAATCATTCTGA
- the ruvA gene encoding Holliday junction branch migration protein RuvA — protein MIALLTGSLAYRSPEQIIIDVGGVGYRLQIPLSTFYALPESGKVSLQVHTHVKEDAINLFGFASGAEKDLFALLISVSGVGPRLAITILSHIPTEDLAMALSSGDIPKLTAIPGIGKKSAERLVLELQDKATAYAISASIAPQQSPPRGNTDIQQDALSALVNLGYKETLAKRALNNLNFPADTPIEDILKAALQILLK, from the coding sequence ATGATTGCACTACTGACCGGCTCTCTGGCTTACCGAAGCCCCGAACAGATTATTATCGATGTCGGTGGGGTAGGCTATCGCCTGCAGATTCCGCTGTCGACCTTTTACGCTCTTCCCGAGAGCGGCAAGGTCAGTCTGCAGGTCCATACCCATGTTAAAGAGGATGCAATCAATCTGTTCGGCTTTGCCAGCGGGGCGGAAAAAGATCTCTTTGCCCTGCTTATTTCGGTCTCCGGAGTCGGCCCCAGACTGGCCATCACCATCCTTTCCCATATTCCAACCGAAGATCTGGCCATGGCCCTGAGCAGCGGGGACATTCCCAAGCTGACGGCGATTCCCGGAATCGGCAAAAAAAGTGCGGAACGCCTGGTTCTTGAGCTGCAGGACAAAGCCACGGCATACGCGATTTCTGCATCAATCGCCCCGCAGCAAAGTCCGCCCCGGGGCAATACGGATATCCAACAGGATGCCCTCTCGGCCCTGGTCAACCTCGGCTACAAAGAAACCCTGGCCAAACGCGCGCTGAACAACCTGAATTTTCCGGCGGATACCCCTATTGAAGATATTCTCAAGGCTGCTTTGCAGATTTTGCTGAAGTAA